In Streptomyces sp. P9-A4, the genomic window GCGCGGGCGGCCAGCTCCTCCACCGTCTCGCCGGGCGGGGTGGTGGGCGCCCCCGCGTCCTCCTCGCGGAGCACGCCGATGATGTCCCGCAGCCGGGCCGTGGCGTCCGCCGCCGCCCCGCGCAGCTCGCCCGCCGCCCGCTGCTGGGCGGGTCCGAGCTCCGGCGAGACCTCCAGGGCACCCGCCCGGATCGCGATCAGGGCCAGGTCGTGGCCGAGGGAGTCGTGCATGTCGCCCGCGATCCGGGACCGCTCGCGCAGCCGCTCCCGGTCGGCGACGGCGGCCTGCTCCCGTTCCATCCGGTCCGCCAGCTCCCAGCCGCTCCGGACGAGGCGGTCGTACTGCCGCACGTACCGGCCGATCAGCCAGGGCGCCACGACGGCCAGCGCGAGGGCGAGCAGCAGGGTGAACCACTGCCCCAGCGAGGTGTGGGTGAGGCGGGTCAGGAGGAGACCGACGGCCGCGACCGCGCCGAACAGCCACAGCGCCGCCCGGGTGTGCTCCTGCCGCCGTCCCGCGAGGTAGCCGAAGGCGATCAGGGCCAGGCTGTACGAGGGGGTGAACAGCTCAAGGGAGGCCGGCAGGCTCGCCGCGACCGTGACGCCGAGTGCGAGCAGTGGCCATCTGCGGCTCACCGCGACACAGCCGGCGAGGACCACGACGCCGATGGCGACCAGGGGCCAGCTGCCGCCGTCGTTCGGGTCGGACTTCAGCAGCACCGGCACGCACAGCAGCAGCCACAGGACCAGGTCGAAGAGGCGTTCCCGGGCGGCCCCGCGGCGCGGCTCAGGCATCGGGGACCAGCCCCGCCTCGTACGCGAGGACCGCGAGCTGCACCCGGTTGCGCAGGCCGAGCCGGCCGAGGACGGCGCTCACGTGCGCCTTGACGGTGCCCTCGACGACGTACAGCCGTTCGGCGATCTCCTGGTTGGAGAGGCCCGCGCCGAGGAGGGCCACGACCTCCCGCTCCCGGCCGGTGAGCGGCTCCAGGCGGGTCCGTGCCTCGGCCGCGCGGGTGAACCGCTCGCCGCCGAGGGTGTCGATGACCCGGCGGGCGACGGTGGGGGAGAGGGCGGCGCCGCCCCCGGCGACGGCCCGGACCCCGGCGATCAGCTCGCGCGGGTCCCCGGACTTGAGCAGGAAGCCGCTGACGCCGCAGCCGAGGGCGCGGGCGATGAAGGCGTCCTCGGAGAAGGTGGTGAGCATGACGACGGCCGCGTCCGGCAGGACCCCGCGCAGTTCCTCGGCGGCGCCGAGTCCGTCGAGCCGGGGCATCCGGATGTCGAGGAGGACGACGTCGGGCCGGTGCTCGCGGGCGAGCTCGACGGCCTCGTGGCCGTCGCCGGCCTCGGCGACCACCTCGATCCCCGGGTCGGAGGCGAGGATGGCCCGCACCCCGGCTCTGATCATCGTCTCGTCGTCGGCCAGCAGCACCCTGATCATGCGGTCCAGGGTATGCAGACGCGCGGGCGCCCGGAGGGAAGCTTCCCTCCGGGCGCCCGCTCCCGTGCCGTGAGGCTTACGGGAAGGTCAGCTTGAAGCTGTTGATGTAGCCGGTGTCCGACCCGGCCTTGTCCTGGACGCGGAGCTTCCAGGCACCGTTGGCGACCTCGGAGGAGGCGTTCACGGTGTAGGTCTGCTGGATGTTGTCCGCGCTGCTGCCGGTCCGGTTGTGCAGGTTGTAGACCGAGCCGTCGGGGGCGATCAGGTCGACGACGAGGTCACCGATCCAGGTGTGGACGATGTCCACGCCGACGGAGAGGTTGCTCGGCGCGTTGCCGGTGATGCCGGTGACGTTGACCGTCGAGGTGACCGCGGCGCCGGCGTCCGGGATGGCGACGTCGGCCGTGTTCTCGAAGGAGGTGCCGGTGGGCGGGGTGCCGCCACCGGAGCGCGGACCCACGTTGATGGCGGCGAAGGAGTCCTCCACGGCCTTGACCTCGGGGCTGCCGGCGCCGTACAGCTCGGTGGCCGCCGCGACGGCACCCGTGCGGGCGCCGGCGTAGTTGGTCGAGGAGCCGAACTTGGTGGTGAGCGCCTTGAACCAGATCAGCCGGGCCTTGTCGATGCCGATGCCGGTGACCGGCAGGCCGTCGGAGGTCGGCGAGTCGTAGTTCACGCCGTTGACGGTCTTGGCGCCGCTGCCCTCGGAGAGCAGGTAGAAGAAGTGGTTCGCCGGGCCCGAGGAGTAGTGGACGTCGATCGAACCGATGCCCGAGTACCAGGCGTCCTTGGACGAGCCGTCCTTGCTCGGCTTGTCCATGTAGCGCAGCGGGGTGCCGTTGCCGCGGATGTCGATCTTCTCGCCGACGAGGTAGTCGCCCGGGTCGCTGGCGTTGTTGGCGTAGAACTCGACCGCCGCCGCGAAGATGTCCGAGGTGGCCTCGTTGAGGCCGCCGGACTCGCCGCTGTAGACCAGGCCGGCCGTGTTGGAGGTGACGCCGTGCGTCATCTCGTGCGCGGCCACGTCGATGGACGTGAGCGGCTTGGCGTTGTTCGTGCCGTCGCCGTAGGTCATGCAGAAGCAGGAGTCGGACCAGAACGCGTTCACGTAGGCGTTGCCGTAGTGGACGCGGGAGTACGCGCCGACGCCGTCACCCTTGATGCCGGTGCGGCCGTGCACGTTCTTGTAGTAGTCCCACGTGAGCGCGGCGCCGTAGTGCGCGTCGGCGCCCGCGGTGGCCCGGTTGGACGTGGTGCCGTTGCCCCACGTGTCCGTGGTGTTGGTGAACAGCGTCCCGGTGCCCGACGTACCGCCGTTGAGGTCGTACGTCTTGTGGTTGCCGCGGGTGGTGTCGGTCAGCGAGTAGGAGGGCGCGGTGCCGAGGGTCACCTGGCCGCTGTACTGCGTGTTGCCGACGCCGGTCTCGATGGCCTGCCACTCGTAGAGCTTCGCGCCGGACTTCGCGTCCGTCACGACGTGCAGCTCGTTCGGGGTGCCGTCGTGCTGGAGGCCGCCGACGACGGTCTCGTACGCGAGGACGGGCGCGCCCTGGGCCATCCACACGACCTTGCGCGGGGCGCGGTCGGCGGCGGCCTTCTTCGAGCCCTCCGCGGCGGCGAGGCCGACGGCCTGCTTCTCGGCGGCGGCCGGGGCGAGGGTGGCGGCGAGGTCGACGCCCGCGAGCGTGGCGCGGTTGGACTTGATGACCCCGGCGGGGGCACCGGCCTTGGTCTCGGCGACGATCAGGTCACCGCCGAGGACGGGGAGTCCGGCGTAGGTGCGCTCGTAGCGCGTGTGGGTGGTGCCGTCGCGGTCCTGGACGACGTCGCGGACGACCAGCTTCTCCTGGGCGCCGAGGCCGAGGGACTTGGCCGTGGCGGCCTTGTCCGCGTCCGCCGCCTTGATGAGCGCGGCGCGCTCGTTGGGGGAGAGGTCGGCCGGCAGCTTGCCGGGGTTGGGCTTGCCCGCGGACAGCGCCGACGGGGCCGCCGCGAAGGGGTCGGCCGAGGCGGTACCGGCCTGCACACCGATGGTGAGCATGGCGGCGGCAGCGATCAGGGCGCCGGTCGCGGTGGCACGACGGCTGGGCGTGGATCTCACGCAGACTCCTTATGCGAGGGGGGTACCGGCGGACTTGGGTGAGCCCGTCCGGGCGGAGCAAGGAGAGCTGTGGAGCAAGTACTTGTGACGCGTTACTCGTTCGGGTGAAGCGGTGAACGGTGGTGCGAAGGACCGGGGAGAGACTGACAGGAATGACGGGGACCTGTCAGGACCGCGTCAACAAGTTGGCCGGAAATCGTCCGGTGCCCGACGGGCCGTGTTCGTTAACCGGACGTTTCGTCGATCATGGCCGCGATGCCGTCCAGCGTTCGCCCGAGCCCGAATTCGAAGAGAGTCCGCAGATCGAGACCGAACCCGCCGTCACGGGTGACGGAGGCCAACTCGGGGTACGAGCGCGCCGATTGGATCGCGTCGAACCGTGGCTCGTTCTGTTCCATCCACTCGCCGTCGGAGATGCCCGAATCCTGACGCGCCTGCTCCTCCAGGTCGTCCGCCATCGACAGCCCCTGCACATAGGCGAAGATCACCAGATGGGTGTGCAGCTTCTGCGTCGCCGTCAGCGGAGTGCCCCGCAGCGCCCGCAGCACCCACTCCGTGTACGCCATCGCATTCGGCGTCGCCACCGGCCGCGTGAACGAGGCCATCGCGTGCGCCAGCCACGGATGCCGCGCGTACACCCCGCGCAGCCAGCGCGCCCCCTGCTCCAGACCGGTCCGCCAGTCCGCCGGCACCGGACCCAACGGCACCTCGCCGCACGCCGCGTCCGTCATCAGCCGCACCAGCTCCGGCTTGCCCGGCACATGGCGGTACAGACTCATCGTGGACACCCCGAGCACGGTCGCCACCCGGCGCATCGTCAGCGCGTGCAGGCCCTCCGTGTCCGCCAGCAGGAGCGCCGCCGCGACCACCCGCTCCCGCGACAGCGGAGCCGCCTCCGGCGCCGCCCCCGCCTTCGCCCCCGAGGCCGTCACCACCGTGCCCACCCCCGGCTCCGGGCGGACAAGACCCTCCTGGCGCAGCACCGCGAGCGCCTTCGTCGCCGTGGCCATCGCCACCCCCCACTCACGGGTGATCGCCCGCGTGGACGGCACCCGGTCCCCGGGCGACAGCTCCCCCGTGTGGACGCGACGGCGGAGTTCGGCGGCGATCTCCAGATAGGGCGGCTCGGTCGTCATGGCGGGGAGTGTACTAGTGCACCAAGGCTGCTGTACGCGGCTCTGAGCTGCGGCTTCCCGGCGGGCGAGCACGGTGCACTAGGGCAGGAGTGGCGTCGTACACACCGCGCTGCTTCTCTCCTCGCATGACACTCCTCGCACCCCCCGATTCCGAGCCCCGCCCCGCCCTCGCGGGCCGCCGCGAATGGACCGCCCTCGGCGTCCTCATGCTGCCGCTGCTGCTCGTCTCCATGGACGTCTCCATCCTCTACTTCGCCATCCCCTCCATCAGCGCCGACCTACGGCCCGGAGCCACCCAGCAGCTCTGGATCCTCGACACCTACGGCTTCGTCCTCGCCGGCCTCCTCGTCACCATGGGCGCCCTCGGCGACCGCGTCGGACGCCGCAGGATGCTGCTCGGCGGGGCCGCGCTGTTCGGCGTCGCCTCCGTCGCCGCCGCCTACGCCCACACCCCCGGCGCGCTCATCGGCGCCCGCGCCCTGCTCGGCGTCGCCGGAGCCTGCCTCATGCCCGCCACCCTCGCCCTCATCCGGGTGCTGTTCCCGGACCCCGCGCAGCGCGCCAAGGCCGTCACCCTGTGGACCTCCGTCATGGCGAGCGGCATCTCCCTCGGCCCCGTCGTCAGCGGCGCGCTCGTCGAGCACTTCTGGTGGGGGTCCGTCTTCCTGATCAACCTGCCCGCCATGGCCCTGCTCCTGGTCCTCGGACCCCTGCTGCTCCCCGAGTCCAAGGGCGCCGCCGCCACCGGCCGGTTCGACCTGCTCAGCGCGGCCCTCTCGCTCGCGAGCCTGCTGACGCTCGTCGGCGGCATCAAGGAACTCGCCAAGAACGGCTGGGCCCCCCTGCCCGCGCTCGCCGTGCTCCTCGGCCTCCTCCTCGCCGGCGTCTTCCTGCGCCGGCAGACCCGGCTCGCCCACCCCATGATCGACCTCGGCCTCCTGCGGAACCGGGCCTACGGCGGCTCCGTGCTCGTCAACCTGCTCGCCATGGCGGCGACGGTCGGCTTCGCCGTCTTCCTCACCCAGTACCTGCAGTCCGTCCTCGGCCAGAGCCCGTTCGAGGCGGCGCTGTGGAGCCTCGTGCCCACCGGAGGCGTCCTCGTCGCCGCGCCGGCCGCCGCCGGGCTCGCCGGCAAGATCGACCGCGCGTACGTCATGGCCGGCGGGTTCCTCCTCTCGGCCGCCGGCTTCGCCTGGCTCGGCGCCGTCGACCGGGCCACCCCGCTCTGGGTGGTGCTCGTCGGCAGCGCCGTCTACGCGGGCGGCCTGGTCTCCGCGATGACCCTCGCCAACGAACTCGCCCTCGGCGCCGCCCCGCCCGAGCGCGCCGGAGCGGCCGCCGCCGTCCTCGAATCGGGCCAGGAACTCGGCGGGGCGCTCGGCATGGCCGTCCTCGGCGCGGTCGGCGCGGCCGTCTACACCTCCGCGATGCCGGCCTCGGCCCCGGCGGCGGCCAGGGAGACGCTGGGCGGTGCGCTGGACTCCTCGGGAGCGGTGCTCGACGCGGCGCGGGAGGCGTTCGTGTCGGCGATGAGCGGGGCGGCGGTGGGGGCGGCGGCCCTGATGGCGACGGCGGCGGTGCTTTCGCTGGTTCTGTTGCGGACCCGGCCCGGCCACGAGGCCCGGTGACCCCGCTCCACGGGCCACGGAACCGACGGCGGCAGTGGGGGTCGTGTTCGGGACGTGAAGCGTGATTTGTGGCGCATGAGAAACGCCCACGACGGCAGGACGTCCCATGCGCCGCAAATCATGCAGTCCCGAACACGACCCCCGGAACAGCCCCCACGGCACCCCCACGGGTCTGAGCGCCCCTGGGACGCTCAGCCGGCCAGGCTCTCCCGCCAAGCCCGGTGCAGCCCCGCGTAGTGCCCCTCCCCGGTGACCAGTTCCGAAGGCGGGCCGTCCTCGATGATGCGGCCCGACTCCATCACCAGGACCCGGTCCGCCACCTCGACCGTGGACAGCCGGTGGGCGATCACCACGGCCGTACGGCCCGCCAGGACCGTGTCCATCGCCCGCTGCACCGCCCGCTCGCCCGGCACGTCCAGGGAGCTGGTCGCCTCGTCCAGGATCAGCACCGCCGGGTCCGCGAGCAGGGCCCGCGCGAAGGCGACCAACTGGCGCTGGCCCGCCGAGATCCGGCCGCCCCGCTTGCGTACGTCCGTGTCGTAGCCGTCCGGTAGGCCCGCGATGAACTCGTGCGCCCCGATCGCCCGCGCCGCCTCCTCGATCTGCGCCCGGCTCGCGTCCGGCCGGCCGATCGCGATGTTCTCGGCGACCGTCCCCGAGAAGAGGAACGCCTCCTGCGTCACCATGACGACACCCCGGCGCAGTTCCGGGGTGGCGAGGTCGCGCAGGTCCACCCCGTCCAGCCGCACCGCGCCCTCCGTGGGGTCGTAGAAGCGGGCCAGGAGCTTCGCGAGCGTCGACTTGCCCGCGCCCGTCGCCCCCACCACGGCGACCGTCTGGCCCGCCGGGACCGTCAGGTCGAAGCGGGGCAGGACCTCGCCGCCCGTGCGGTAGGCGAACCGCACGCCGTCGAAGACGACCTCGCGGCCCGGGGAGCCCGGGCGGGCGGGGAGCTCCCGGGGCGCCGCCGTCTCCGGCACCCCCGGCTCCTGCGCCAGCAGCCCCGCGATCTTCGCGAGGGACGCGGCGGCCGACTCGTAGGAGTTGAGGAACATGCCGAGCCGGTCGATCGGGTCGTACAGCCGCCGCATGTACAGGACCGCCGCCGCGAGGACGCCCAGCTCCAGGGAGCCCGAGGCGACCCGGTAGGCGCCCCACAGACACATCCCGGCGACCGCCGTGTTCGCGACGAGCCGCGAGCCGGTGACGTAACGGGCCATCTCCAGGCTCGAGTCGCCGTTGCTGCGCTCGTGCCGGTGGTTGAGCACCGCGAACTCGGCGTCGTTGACCGGCTCGCGGCGGAACGCGCGGACCGGGCGGATGCCGTTCATGGTCTCCGCGAACTTCACGATCACGCCCGCGATGGCCGTGGAACGCTCGGCGAACACCCGGCTCGCGCGCCGCCGGTACAGGCTCACCAGGAAGTACAGCGGCAGGAAGGACGCCACGGCCACCGCCCCGATCCCCAGGTCCAGCCAGAGCAGCACCAGGGAGATCGACACGAAGGACAGGACGACACCGATCAGCTCCTGGAGGCCCTCCGAGAGCAGTTCGCGCAGCGACTCGACGTCCGTGGTCGAGCGGGAGATCAGCCGCCCCGAGGTGTAGCGCTCGTGGAAGTCGACGCTCAGGATCTGGGCGTGGCGGAAGATCCGGCCGCGCAGGTCGAGCAGGACGTCCTGGTTGACGCGGGCGGCCCCGCGGACGAAGACGTACTGGAGGAGGCCGGACAGGACCGCGCAGAGCAGATAGCCGAGCGCCACCGCGACGACCGGCCCGTGGTCGCCCGCCCGGAACGCCGGGACGCCCCTGTCGATGGCGTACGCCACGAGGAGCGGACCCGCCTGTACGGCCGCCTCCTTGACGAGCAGGACGAGGGCGGCGAGCGCGACCCGGACGCGGTGCGTGGCCAGGAGGGAGCGGAGCAGCGCGCCCGTCGCCCCGGGCGGGGACGGCAGGTCGTCGCGGTCGAAGGGGTCGCCGGCCGCCGGAGGCGCGGCCGGGGCGGCCTGCGGCTCGGCGGACGCGGTGTCCGTGATCTCGGTGAGTGTGCCGTCGGTCATCGGTTCCCGTTCTCCCCGGCCTTGCCCTCGCCGGACATCAGCCAGGCGTACTCCTCGCTGGTCCGCAGCAGTTCCTGATGGGTGCCCACGGCCGCGATCCGGCCCCGGGACAGCAGCGCGACCCGGTCCGCCAGCATCACGGTGGACGGGCGGTGCGCCACGACCAGCGCGGTCGTCTCCCGCAGGACGTCGCGCAGGGCCGCCTCGACCCGCGCCTCGGTGTGGACGTCGAGCGCGGAGAGCGGGTCGTCCAGGACGAGGAAGCGGGGGCGGCCGACGACCGCCCGCGCCAGCGCGAGCCGCTGCCGCTGGCCGCCGGACAGGCTCAGCCCCTGCTCGCCGACCTGGGTCGCGGTGCCCTCGGGCAGCCGGTCGACGAAGCCGTCCGCCTGCGCGACCCCGAGGGCGCGCCGCAGTTCCGGCTCGCCCGCCGAACCGCCGGCGCCCATCAGGACGTTCTCCCCGACGCTCGCGGAGAACAGGGTGGGTTCCTCGAAGGCCATCGACACCAGGGACCGCAGCCGCTCCCGGCCCATCAGGGCGATGTCCTCGCCGTCCAGCAGGATGCGGCCGTCGGAGGCCTCGTGCAGCCTCGTGACGAGGGCGGTGAGCGTGGTCTTGCCGGAGCCGGTGCCGCCGACCAGGGCGAGGGTCTCGCCGGGGCGGATGTGGAGGTCGACGCCGTCCAGGACGGGCGGGGAGCCCTCCGGGGCGTCCGGGTAGCGGAACGACACGCCTTCGAACCGCACGCCACCGGGTACGAGGTCGGGCGCCGGGTCCGTGGCCGCCTTCGGGTCCGCCGGGTCCGTGGCCGCCTTCGGGTCCGGGCCCGGAACCGCGTCCGGTTCCTCCTCGGCGTCCATCACCTCGAAGTAGCGTTCCGTCGCGGTCGCCGCCTCCTGGCTCATCGCCAGCAGGAAGCCGATCGACTCCACCGGCCAGCGCAGCGCCAGCGCCGTCGACAGGAACGCGACGAGCGTGCCCGCCGACAGGTCCCCGTCCGCGACCTGCACCGTGCCGAGGACGAGCGCCGCCCCGATGGCCAGTTCCGGTACGAAGGTGATGACCGCCCAGATCATCGCGAGCAGCCGGGCCTTGGCCAGTTCCGTACCGCGCAGCCGGCCGGACAGCTCGCGGAAGGCGGTGGCCTGGCTGCGGTGCCGGCCGAAGCCCTTGACGATCCGGATGCCGAGGACGCTCTCCTCGACGACCGTCGTCAGGTCGCCCACCTGGTCCTGGGCGCGCCGCGCGACCACCCCGTACCGCCCCTCGAAGACCGAGCAGACGATCACGAGCGGGACGACCGGAGTCAGCAGCACCAGGCCGAGCGACCAGTCCTGGGCGAGCAGCAGGACACAACCCGCGAGGATCGTCACGCCATTGACCAGGAGGAACGTCAGCGGGAAGGCCAGGAACATCCGGACCAGCATCAGATCGGTCGTGCCGCGCGACAGCAGCTGCCCCGAGGCCCAGCGGTCGTGGAAGGCGATCGGCAGCCGCTGGAGCCTGCCGTACAGCTCGGACCGCATCCGCGCCTCGACCCAGGACAGCGGACGGGCCACCAGCCAGCGCCGGAAGCCGAAGAGCACCGCCTCGGTGATGCCGAGCAGCAGCAGGTACAGCGCCCCCAGCCACACCCCGCCCGGGTCGCGTTCCGCGACCGGCCCGTCGACCAGCCACTTCAGGACCAGCGGGATGACGAGCGACAGACAGGAGGCGACGATCGCGACGAACGCGGCGGCCAACAGCCGCGCCCGTACGGGCCGTACGTACGGCCAGAGACGGAGCAGGACACGGACCGTGGACCGGCCGGCGCCGTCGTCGGTATCAGCGGCGGTACCGGTGGCGGCGGGTCCGGCCTCGGGACCGGGGGACTCTGGGGCGACAGGTTTCTCGGGCATCAGGTCCGACCATACGGTTCACCACTGACACGCCTCATCCGGTTTTCCGGCCGCCCTTCCCCGACCGGCTCCCGGATTGGTCTTGACCAGGCAAACCCGCACGTCGCAGACTTGCCCAGCCCCGCACGGGGGAGGCACAGGGGAGAAACACATGACCACGCTCGACACCTACGAGACCCGCTGCGAGCAGCTGTTCCTCGCCGGCGGCAACGCCGCCGCGCGCCGGGCCGCGCAGGAGGGACTCGACTCCCTCGGCCCGCAGGCCGATCTCTACTGCTGGCTCGCTCTGGGGCACGCCGCCGAGGACGAGGACGACCACGACGACCTCGCCGAGGAGGCCTTCCGTGCCGGGCTGGCCCTCGACGGCGACCACCTCGGGCTGCTCGCCGGCTACGCCGAGCTGTGCCTGCGCGCCGACGCGTTCGACCACCCGGGCCGCGCCTCCCGCGCCCGCGTCCTCTCCCGCCGCCTGAAGGAGCTCGCCCCCGAGTCCGCCGAGGCCGACCGCCTGGCCTCCGCCGAACGCTGGGCCCGCCGAAGCTACTGGGACGAACTGCGGACGGCCGCCGCCCAGGGGGCCGTCGCCTCCCGGCAGACGCAGGACCAGGCCCGCGCGCTCACCGACGCCCTCGCCGCGGGCGGCGGCGACGCGGCCCGCGCCGCCGAGTCCGCCGCCCCCACCGACCGCGACGCCGCCGTCCTCGCCGCGACCGTCGAGGCGCTCGCGGGCCCGTGGAACGCGCCGGTGCGCCTGCTGGGGCGCCACCGCCCGGCGGCCTGGGCCGTCTCCATGGGCCTGGCCCTCCTCACCAACACACTGCTCCGGCAGACCGGCGCCGTCGACTCCTTCAGCTTCTGGGGCTACCTCTGGCTGCTCCCGGTCCTCCTCGTCGACCGCCGTTTCTCCTCCGTGCGCAAGGAGGCCGAGGCCCGCCACCTGACCCGCCTCGAAGCGGAGCTCGCGGCCCGCCACTGAACCGCCGGCCCCAACCCCCGCCCCGCCCCGAAGTCGTACCCGCCATCAGCCGATCGGCTGATGCCACGTCGAGCGCGATGGCCGATGTCCCGGCGCCGGCCGCGCCGACAGTCTGGGGACATGACAGCGATCGAGGTACGGGGACTGCACAAGGCGTACGGCGGCCGGAAGGTCGTGGAGGGGGTTTCCTTCGAGGTCGGTGAGGGCGAGGTCTTCGGGATCCTCGGTCCCAACGGCGCCGGCAAGACCACCATCGTGGAGTGCGTGGAGGGGCTGCGGACCCCCGACGAGGGCCTGGTCCGGGTCTGCGGGTACGACCCGGCCACCCAGCGGGCAGAGATCACCCGGCTCCTCGGCGTCCAGCTCCAGGAGAGCGAACTCCAGGCGAAGCTGACCGTCCGCGAGGCGCTCGACCTCTACGCCTCCTTCTACGAGCGGCCCGCCGACCGGCACGCGCTCGCCGAGCGGCTCGGCCTCCAGCCGCATCTGGGGACCCGCTTCGGGGAGCTGTCCGGCGGCCAGAAGCAGCGGCTCTTCATCGCCCTCGCCCTGATCGGGGACCCCCGGGTCGTCGTCCTCGACGAACTCACCACCGGCCTCGACCCGCGCGCCCGCCGGGAGGTCTGGGAACTCGTCGAGTCCATCAGGGACGGCGGCGTGACCGTGCTGCTCGTCACCCACTTCATGGAGGAGGCCCAGCGCCTCTGCGACCGGATCGCCGTCCTCGACCAGGGCAGGATCGCCGCGCTCGACACCCCCGACGGGCTGATCGGGCGGGCCACCGCCGCCAAGACGATCTCCTTCGCGGCCGACACCGCGATCGGCCCGGCCGAGCTGCGGTCCCTGCCCGGAGCCGTCTCCGTGGAGACGGCGGACGGCCGGACGGTCCTCAGCGGCACGGACGAGACCGTCACCGCCTTCGTCTCCCTCCTCGCCCGCCGGGGCGTCACCGCCGGACAGCTCCGGGTCACCGACGCCACCCTCGACGACGCCTACCTCGACCTGACAGGGACCGATCACCGATGAGCACGACCACCGCCGTACCCCGCGCCCCGCGTTCCGCCACCGCCGCCGTCCTGCGCACCGAGGCCCGGCTCTTCACCCGTGAGCCCGGCGCCCTGTTCTGGGTGATGATCGCGCCGACCGTGCTGCTCACGATCCTCGGCCTGATCCCCTCTTTCCGGGAGGCCGTCCCGGAGCTCGGCGGGCGCCGGACCATCGACGTCTACGTCCCCGTCGCCGTGCTCTTCGCCCTCATCATGTCCGGGCTCAACGCCATGCCCCCGGTCCTCGCCGGCTACCGGGAGCGCGGCATCCTGCGCAGGATGTCCACCACACCCGTACGCCCCGGAGCGCTGCTCACCGCCCAGCTCGTCCTGCACGCCGTCGCCGCGCTGGTCTCCTCGTGCCTGGTGATCGGGGTGGGCAGGGTCGCCTTCGGCGTCGCCCTGCCGGAGAACCTCGTGGGCTACGGACTCGCCCTGGTCCTCGCCGTGGCGGGAGGCCTGGCCCTCGGCGGAGCGGTGTGCGCGGTCTCCCGTACGCAGAAGATCGCCACGGCGCTCGGCTCGGTCGTCTTCTTCCCCACCATGTTCACGGCCGGTGTGTGGGTGCCGGTCCAGGCCATGCCGGATACGCTGCAGCGGATTGTCCAGTTCACCCCGTACGGCGCTGCTTCCCGGGCCCTGGACGCCGCCGCCTCCGGGGGCTGGCCCGCCGGGGCCGCGCTCGCCGTGATGGCGGTGTGGACGGTGCTGCTGACCGGTGCGTCGGTGCGCTGGTTCCGCTGGCAGTGAGCGCGGCCGACCGCGGCCGGGAGAGGACGGCAGGGACACCGTGCCGATCACCGTCGAGGAACCCTGGCGCCTCTTCTACCGCTGGGGGCCGTACGCCCTGCTCGCCGTCGCCACCTGCATCGCCGTCGCGGCGGACCCGCTGACGGAGGGTACGCGGTTCACCGCGGCGGGCACCCTGGTGGCCGCCGGGCTGCTGCTCCAGCTGGGGTGGGACCGCTACAACCGCCGGACGGAGGCGGAGACCACCGGGACCGCGGAGGACGGCGTCCCGCACGTCGCCGGGCCCGGGTTCCGGCTGGTGCCCGGGGCCGCCGGGCCCGTCTCCGTCGCCTACTTCCTCCTCCGTACCGGCCTCGCCTTCACGCTCACCCTGTTCAACCCCTTCTTCTCGATCTACGCCTCCGTCGGCTTCTTCGACGCCGTCC contains:
- a CDS encoding response regulator transcription factor, which translates into the protein MIRVLLADDETMIRAGVRAILASDPGIEVVAEAGDGHEAVELAREHRPDVVLLDIRMPRLDGLGAAEELRGVLPDAAVVMLTTFSEDAFIARALGCGVSGFLLKSGDPRELIAGVRAVAGGGAALSPTVARRVIDTLGGERFTRAAEARTRLEPLTGREREVVALLGAGLSNQEIAERLYVVEGTVKAHVSAVLGRLGLRNRVQLAVLAYEAGLVPDA
- a CDS encoding M4 family metallopeptidase, whose product is MRSTPSRRATATGALIAAAAMLTIGVQAGTASADPFAAAPSALSAGKPNPGKLPADLSPNERAALIKAADADKAATAKSLGLGAQEKLVVRDVVQDRDGTTHTRYERTYAGLPVLGGDLIVAETKAGAPAGVIKSNRATLAGVDLAATLAPAAAEKQAVGLAAAEGSKKAAADRAPRKVVWMAQGAPVLAYETVVGGLQHDGTPNELHVVTDAKSGAKLYEWQAIETGVGNTQYSGQVTLGTAPSYSLTDTTRGNHKTYDLNGGTSGTGTLFTNTTDTWGNGTTSNRATAGADAHYGAALTWDYYKNVHGRTGIKGDGVGAYSRVHYGNAYVNAFWSDSCFCMTYGDGTNNAKPLTSIDVAAHEMTHGVTSNTAGLVYSGESGGLNEATSDIFAAAVEFYANNASDPGDYLVGEKIDIRGNGTPLRYMDKPSKDGSSKDAWYSGIGSIDVHYSSGPANHFFYLLSEGSGAKTVNGVNYDSPTSDGLPVTGIGIDKARLIWFKALTTKFGSSTNYAGARTGAVAAATELYGAGSPEVKAVEDSFAAINVGPRSGGGTPPTGTSFENTADVAIPDAGAAVTSTVNVTGITGNAPSNLSVGVDIVHTWIGDLVVDLIAPDGSVYNLHNRTGSSADNIQQTYTVNASSEVANGAWKLRVQDKAGSDTGYINSFKLTFP
- a CDS encoding TetR/AcrR family transcriptional regulator C-terminal domain-containing protein — its product is MTTEPPYLEIAAELRRRVHTGELSPGDRVPSTRAITREWGVAMATATKALAVLRQEGLVRPEPGVGTVVTASGAKAGAAPEAAPLSRERVVAAALLLADTEGLHALTMRRVATVLGVSTMSLYRHVPGKPELVRLMTDAACGEVPLGPVPADWRTGLEQGARWLRGVYARHPWLAHAMASFTRPVATPNAMAYTEWVLRALRGTPLTATQKLHTHLVIFAYVQGLSMADDLEEQARQDSGISDGEWMEQNEPRFDAIQSARSYPELASVTRDGGFGLDLRTLFEFGLGRTLDGIAAMIDETSG
- a CDS encoding MFS transporter; protein product: MTLLAPPDSEPRPALAGRREWTALGVLMLPLLLVSMDVSILYFAIPSISADLRPGATQQLWILDTYGFVLAGLLVTMGALGDRVGRRRMLLGGAALFGVASVAAAYAHTPGALIGARALLGVAGACLMPATLALIRVLFPDPAQRAKAVTLWTSVMASGISLGPVVSGALVEHFWWGSVFLINLPAMALLLVLGPLLLPESKGAAATGRFDLLSAALSLASLLTLVGGIKELAKNGWAPLPALAVLLGLLLAGVFLRRQTRLAHPMIDLGLLRNRAYGGSVLVNLLAMAATVGFAVFLTQYLQSVLGQSPFEAALWSLVPTGGVLVAAPAAAGLAGKIDRAYVMAGGFLLSAAGFAWLGAVDRATPLWVVLVGSAVYAGGLVSAMTLANELALGAAPPERAGAAAAVLESGQELGGALGMAVLGAVGAAVYTSAMPASAPAAARETLGGALDSSGAVLDAAREAFVSAMSGAAVGAAALMATAAVLSLVLLRTRPGHEAR
- a CDS encoding ABC transporter ATP-binding protein, coding for MTDGTLTEITDTASAEPQAAPAAPPAAGDPFDRDDLPSPPGATGALLRSLLATHRVRVALAALVLLVKEAAVQAGPLLVAYAIDRGVPAFRAGDHGPVVAVALGYLLCAVLSGLLQYVFVRGAARVNQDVLLDLRGRIFRHAQILSVDFHERYTSGRLISRSTTDVESLRELLSEGLQELIGVVLSFVSISLVLLWLDLGIGAVAVASFLPLYFLVSLYRRRASRVFAERSTAIAGVIVKFAETMNGIRPVRAFRREPVNDAEFAVLNHRHERSNGDSSLEMARYVTGSRLVANTAVAGMCLWGAYRVASGSLELGVLAAAVLYMRRLYDPIDRLGMFLNSYESAAASLAKIAGLLAQEPGVPETAAPRELPARPGSPGREVVFDGVRFAYRTGGEVLPRFDLTVPAGQTVAVVGATGAGKSTLAKLLARFYDPTEGAVRLDGVDLRDLATPELRRGVVMVTQEAFLFSGTVAENIAIGRPDASRAQIEEAARAIGAHEFIAGLPDGYDTDVRKRGGRISAGQRQLVAFARALLADPAVLILDEATSSLDVPGERAVQRAMDTVLAGRTAVVIAHRLSTVEVADRVLVMESGRIIEDGPPSELVTGEGHYAGLHRAWRESLAG